AAATTCTTCCTAAATTATCAAACCCCACTTGCTAGATTTGTCATTTCTCGCCATTCTTGTAGCAAATTGTTCATTGGAGGTCTGTTTTACTGTTTCTTTACTTGTATATCATGGTTGGCATATAGTTTTTTTGGGGGGGTTTTCACTCGGTGTTCGGTATCTGTATTGGGGTCTCATTAATCTGGATTCATGCCGGAAAGTCCCACTTTAGGGGTTAAAGGCGATTTTATACCCAGGCTCGAGAGCTCTGGTTAAGAATTAAGGGGTATATAGTTTCAGTGAAACAACTAGTAGTAATTTGTGTCCCTCCTGTGGATATGGTAATTTTTAGTTTTGTATTCCTTCAATTCAACTTGAATGTTATGTATTAccttttcttgaaaaaaaagttcaaattttTAGTCATATTCTGCATGGTAATTGAAGAGTTATTGAAACTATGTTTCCAATTATAAGCTGTTTGGGGTTGACTATGTGAATACTCTATATTCATTTAGCTCTATTTGGGTATGCTTTGTTCCAACAATGTTAAATAACTTGTCATTTGATGCAAATTAGGATTTTGCTTTAGAGGTTCTCGGAGGATTGAGACTGCTATTACTGCATTCTTAGAGTTAGAGCCCGTTAACTGAATTTTAGTAGCTTTGCTGAAAAGCACTTTTAGCATTTGAGCTGAATTTTCAAGCAGTTACATTTccataaagatatttttgaataGTTGGACGAGCTTGACTTCAGCAGTATTTCTAATGGGACAGAAATGTGGGATGTAAAATGAAAGTTAATATCGATAATTAACTCTATTTTTTGTCAAGTTAGGATTTGAAGCTCTGTGATAATGTATGTCGTCAGTGCAGAAATTTTCTTGTTATTTGCTGAAGTATTTTTAGCTTATATgagtccttttatttttttaaaactactCTGATACATGTGAAGCTAGAGATCGGTGCTTAGTTGATTTCTTCCTGGATGTTGATGTAATAGTTTCATTCTATCACTTCCCTAGTCAAATGTTTTACTGGAGCTAACATCTCTTTTGCTTGTATTTATTTGCATCTACTGGATGCCTTTTAATGATAtttcttcattaaaaaaaactaaacatAGTTTCATTCTTGAAAATCTCTGATCTTTCCGTATTAAAGATTCTTCACTCTTACAATTTTTTACTGAGTGTGAGGTAAAAGAATACTTTCAGCAGTTTCTGGTCTCGTATTTCTAGAGATGGTTGCTCTAATATTGCCCAGAGTGTCCGAATTTCTGTAACAACATGCAATTCCTCTTAATGGTATTAAAGTTGTTTTCTTAACCAATCAAGAAATCCCCTGTTTCAGTTTCGAGATGCGGAGACAATGGGGTCCATTACTCTGCCTCTTCAATACCAGACCTGGTTAAACAATTAGGTTTCAAACTTGTGACGTGCACCTACCGCACATCCAGTGGTGTACTACCTTTACTGGAGTTGTGTTAAAGTTAGGTTCTTTTTCTGGTCACTAAATATGAAAGACATAATTTGCTTCCGGAGAGTGCCAATGACATGGCGTAGAGTGCTGTTTGGATGACAGTTGCAATTTATGTTGCTAATTGAGCATAAGCAGAACTAGAATTTGGGGCTGATAATGAATTAGTGGTAACATGTTTGCCAATGACTATTTCCCGTCAAAGTTTATGTTGTTGAATGAGGAACTTGCATTTGCTCAACTCTAAGAGTTGAGATATAATGTGTATCCTATAATGTTTTACAGTATATAGGGAACGCAAAGCCCGAAAAACTGCAATTGCATTTAAGCTCAAATCCAGATGAACACCTTGTTGTCGTATCTAAAAACCGAATGACAGTACAAATGAGAATAAATTTCGATACTTGTTAACGCGAAATCTCCTCTCTACCCCACAAAGGATGGGGAAAGTTTGTGTACAcccaccctccccagacccaacatgtgggactatactgggtatgttgttgtttgttgttgtttacACGAAGTCTGTTTCTTTCAGGACTTTGTTATGATACCAATGAACCTGTTCTTAAACAAGCTTTTGAGCAACATGGTGAAATAATTGAAGGTAATGTATGGATGACAATACTTCTCTTTGTTCTTGCGACTTGCTTTTAGATGGAAGTATAAGCTTATTAACTTTCAGTGAAAGTAATATGTGATCATAAAAGTGGAAAATCCAAAGGATATGGGTTCGTGAAGTTCACTTCGGAAACTGCAGCTAGCAACGCCTTGAAGGAAATGGATGGTCAAGTAAGTTTGGAAGTGGTATAAATGCTACCTATATTCTTATATTTGTCTTACAGTTTTTGTTTCCTTGACTATCGTATTGTTTTGTTGTATTTTCTGTTTTTTTACTATtagttgtttttgttattatttgttgCTTCTTGTACTTCCGTTACTCCTTTTTCTGGACTGCTTTGGACTGTCTTTCCTTGTTGTCTTACAGTTTATGTTTATTATGTTTCTTAGTTATTGGATGGAAGAAATATTCGCATCAGTTATGCCCACAAAGGATGACATTGAGGGTTTTAAATCTCATCTTTCCTCGTAAGTTTCTAGATTCTGCACTCGTTGTCATGTCTTATTGCTTATTCCCACACTAGCATCGATCTTTGATATATGCTCACGTAGTCATCTTCATTGCAATATTGATTACCTTCAGCTAAGAATTCTCAAATGACTCGATAATAAGTAACATGTCATATACTGACTTAGGTGTGTTCAAGAACTAGCGATTTTCATCCATGAAAGTTGTATTGAAGATTGTCTTGATTCGGGAATTTAGTCGAGGGACATACATCCACCAACCAAAAAGTGTCTTATACCATGACTCTGCATCGTGTGTCAGGCAAGTGATTACAGCAAGCTGGCCCGACGTTCTGATGGTAGTCAGCTAGTCGTCTAACAGGTCCAGATCAAACTTTAATTAGtccattttcttttttcccttGTACCTACTAGGCGAATTCATGTTTCCTGTAAATAGCGAGGATCGTTAAGAGGATTTAATTTTTACAGTTGTTAGAAGGAAATTTTTAATTGCAAtagttttgatattttggagggAGGAAAACTCCAGTATCAACAATGTATATAGGCATTCAACTTGCTCAATGAGCAGGAAAAGTTGAACAAGGAATTGAGTTCTGCACTTACACTATGCTATTAGTGTGGATGATACAGGTTGTCATAAAAGACTTGTACATACTTTTTATACCAGAGTTTATTTTAGTACAGCAACAATTACGCCACAGTCTCAAACAAGTTGAAGTTaactatatgaatcctcaccGCTTGTGTGAGCTTGCTCACATTCCCGGTCCCAAATCAGATAAAAGAGAACAAGGGTTGTGGTAGGCTTGAACCAACATAGAACTAGCAGTCCATAAAAAGAAGTAATAAAAGTACGAGAAATAACACATAGTAAAAAAAACAACAGATAGTGACACGACAGTAACTACAATAAAATAGTATGATAGTCGAAGTAcaagaaataacaaataataacagaaatcggAAGACAAAAAACTACCTGAACAATACTTCAACTATACTAGGATGGACAAATAACAAGGGAATGCATTGCCACCTTACATACATctcgactaattccacaggACAACTGCTACCTCCCACCAACAGAGCTACCGGGTAACTCTGTCTATTGAGACTTGACATGATTACTAATGTTACGACATATTTATGACCAAATGCTCCAAGACAACTATTAAAATTGTTTCAGAATAAACCTTTCTATGAACAAGTCTTGTCATAAAATAGTCTAATATAGGATATATGTATACATCCAATTATTGCTTTTAAAAAGTACCTATAACGTATAACAGTCTAATATAGGACATATGGATACATCAAAATCTATGAACTAAGTCTTGTCATAAAACAGTCTAACATATGAATATGCAAACAACTGAGAAATGTAAACAAGATCATTAAGAGAGAAATACAAAGCAATAAGATAACCATAAAAAGTTTCAGATACTGAACTTTCCAAGATCAAAGAAACATATTTCTAGTGAAAAGCTAGTCTATCTTGTGATATGCGCGATAAAAGAATCCAACTCCTTTCGAGAAGCACCCCCTTTTTCTGTGGAACGCTTTACAGCTTCTCCCAATTCTTCTGCTCTTTTCCTACTGGCATCACCTTCTTCAGATGCCATCAACTTCCTCACGACATTTTCAATAGCGGATGCACTTACTAGCTCCTCGCGTTTCTCCCACTCTCTCACAGTCAGGCCTATTTTCAATATTTCCGTCACCAAGAAACTGTTTCTCGGTTGGTCAGAGTGCATAGGCCAAGCAACTATAGGCACACCCATGGTAAATGATCTCTATGCAAGAGTTCCATCCACAATGACTCATGAACCTGTCTGTGGAAGAATGAGCCACGATTTTGAGTTGTGGTGCCCATTCTCTTACCACTAAACCTACTTTTACCCTTTCCTCAAACCCTTCTGGCAGCTCAAATCTTCTAGCTTCCGCGGTAAAAATATCTCCTCTATCTGCTTCTCTCAACACCCCATATGAACTTCTGTTTGGCCTTGAGGAGATTAAACAGGCAAGTTGAAGAAGTTGATTGAGATGGCCTTGAGCTGGAATTGGAACCATGACTATAACTACTTCACGATCCATAAAAAAGTTGTTATAGAAAATTTCAATCCAAATTACTACTGCTTTTCAGTTACTTGAATCATGTGTTAGCGTGCGAGTGTGTATGTACATATGTAAGAGGATAAGATAGCAAGTTTAAACCTTTGAAAATGTGTGAAGGTGAAAGGAGGATACGCTACCAAATCCAGATCTTCGAAAACGTGTGCTTCCTTTAAAACACGTTTGGATTATTGAATCTTGGTTCTGTACAAGGACCAAAAAATAGTTGGTGATGAAAGAAAAGTATGTAGTGCAGAAGTATTGTATCAGAGTTTAGGAGTCATGCTTGTATTATTGAATCTTGGTTATGTACCTAGGCTTTTTCTCATAAAATGATTTTGTCTACATTCCTCAATTCTTTGCATATGTTaaattttgttgtttctttATAAACTTACAACATGTGATTGTTTTATGATAAATGATTTTGTTTGTAGATCCTGTTCTACGAATATTAGGTGTAGGTTCGAGCCCTAGCCTGATGATTCTAAGTCCTTTGGACAGGGCTCGAGCCAACACCTTAAATGACCTTGATCTTGAAGTTGAACAATCACTACAACTACTTCATGATCTTGTTTCAAATTGCTACTGATTAGTTTGTTCATTCAttgtttgtttctttctttcttaaatatCGTATTTGTTa
This sequence is a window from Solanum dulcamara chromosome 10, daSolDulc1.2, whole genome shotgun sequence. Protein-coding genes within it:
- the LOC129871573 gene encoding glycine-rich RNA-binding protein 4, mitochondrial-like isoform X2, which translates into the protein MQRFNKFFLNYQTPLARFVISRHSCSKLFIGGLCYDTNEPVLKQAFEQHGEIIEVKVICDHKSGKSKGYGFVKFTSETAASNALKEMDGQLLDGRNIRISYAHKG
- the LOC129871573 gene encoding glycine-rich RNA-binding protein 4, mitochondrial-like isoform X1, whose protein sequence is MQRFNKFFLNYQTPLARFVISRHSCSKLFIGGLCYDTNEPVLKQAFEQHGEIIEVKVICDHKSGKSKGYGFVKFTSETAASNALKEMDGQVSLEVLLDGRNIRISYAHKG